Within the Methanobrevibacter thaueri genome, the region AAGGGTGGAGCCGGGAGCTCCGGGCATTGGCAAAATAGAATCATTTGAGCATGACGTTTACGTTGCATGGAAAAGCTTTGGAGGAATCGACACGTCAAGCATCATTCGAGATCCCCATCACAGGGAAGTGATTTCGGATGTCGGCTTGAAATATCTTGAATTCTTTGAGGAAAAGTCCAGCCTGAGGAATTTCCTGGACTTTTCATACAAGTTTTCCACAGAGACAAATCTGATGTCAGGCGAAGTCAAGTCATTAGTTGATTATCTTAATTCCAGGGACGATATTTTGGGCAGTTCAATGGCAATGTTGGGAAATACTGTGTTCGCCTTTGCATATGATAAGAGTGCCTTCGAAACTTTAGACATTGAAGGACTTCATGTAGATAAACTTAACAATGTTGGGATAGTTCATGATTAAATTATGCTATGATGTTGAAAAATACCGCAGCGACATCTTGGATTTGGTGAAACCCACCGACACAATAATCGAGCTGGGATGTCATGTTGGCGGAACCACCAAATTGCTTCCGCAGACATGTAATATCACAGCCATTGACAATTCCCCAGAAGCCCAGGAGAAAATGGATGAATTGGAGCATGTTAAATTTATCAATGCCGATGTGAGACTGCACGATACATTGTCAGAGGTTTTCAAATCAATACAATCATGTGACATGCTTTTGATTGACTTAGGTGGAGGCTATCATCCAGACACTGTTTTTAAGGTTTTTTATATCTGGTCAAGCACATTCAAGCCAACACATACAGTAATCAGAAACCGTGGCCTTCTTGAGTTTTTCAACTCAGCAGAGGGAAGCGGTGAGGAATACACTTCACAAAGCGGATATCTGGAATCATATCATGATGCAGGCATACCTCCACAAATTAAAGAGTTTGACCTGTGGACATCATCACTCAAGAAGTGAGATGATTATAGAAAATTGAGTGATATTGCTTCAATTCAAGTAAAATAAGTAATTAATAATATCATTCTGTTTAAATTTTTCTTTTTCATTTTATTTCTTTTTCTATTTTTATTTATCCCGCCGTATATTTCTGTACAATTAATATTATATAATATTATAAAGATAATATAAATTGAGGTTATATCTATGATAGGTAAAAAAATTCGTTTAGAAAGAATCATTAACAGAAATACTAAAAGAACAGTAATTGCGCCTATGGATCATGGTGTGTCAAGCGGTCCTATTCCAGGAATCATTGACATGGATGAAACCGTCGAAAGCATCTCCCAAGGAGGAGCCGATGCAATTCTAATGCACAAAGGAATCGTTCAACAAGGACACCGTGGTTATGGAAAAGACATAGGGCTTATTGTTCACTTGTCAGCAAGTACATCCCTTGCACCAGACCCAAATGACAAGGTAACTGTAACAAGCGTTGAAAAGGCAATCCAACTCGGTGCCGATGCTGTTTCAATTCACGTAAACCTCGGTTCAGAGACTGAAAGCCAAATGCTTCAGGAATTAGGTGAAATCGCTGAAACCTGTGACTACTGGGGAATGCCTCTTCTTGCAATGATGTACCCAAGAGGCCAAAAAGTCGAAAACGAACACGATGTCGAATTCGTTAAACACGCAGCACGTGTAGGTTCTGAACTCGGTGTTGACATCGTTAAGACCAACTACACAGGAGACCCTGACTCATTCAAGGAAGTGGTTGAAGGAGCAATAGTGCCTGTTGTCATTGCAGGCGGCCCTAAAATCGATACCGATGAGGAATTATTGCAAATGGTTAAGGACTCCCTTGAAGTTGGCGGTGCAGGTGTAGCATTCGGACGTAACTTGTTCCAAGCTGAAAACCCTGGAAAAATCACCCGTGCAATTTCAGAGATTGTCCACCATGATGCAGAAGTGGACGAAGCATTAAAATTCTTAGAATAGGTGATTTGATGCAAAACAAATTCGCTTGGATAAGCACTCCTGATGAATTATGGGATAACAAGAAAGAAATGATTACCACAGCACTGGAATCAGGAATTGACCATGTTCTCGACTTGGACGATTGTGAAAACATCAGAAAATTGGGCAATGTCAAAATAATTTCAAACAGTGAAGATGCAGACATATTTCTGGTTGGAATCAACGGTGAAGGAGATGGCTTTCTTGAATTGAGCGAGGATTTCACAGACTCAGTGGACATCGCCAACGCAAGAAAAGCGAAAAGCGAAGGAAAAACAGTATGTGCATATGTTATAATCACTGATAAGGCCCATGAACAATTGGCAGTGAAGTTGGGTTCGATTGCGGATTATGTGATTCTTGTCGGAACAGACTGGACAATCATCCCACTTGAAAACATTATTGCAGACCTGCAGAAAGAGGATGTAAATATCATAGCTGCTGTGCGTGACGTTGACGGTGCACGCGTCGCATTGGAGACATTGGAACATGGAACTGACGGCGTTATCTTTGAGGCAAATGACTTCAACAACATCAAAAAGATTGCACAGGAAGTCATAGAGGCATCACAAAGCAAATACGAATTGAAAATCGCAACCGTTACCAATGTTAAACCATTGGGATCAGGCGACAGGGTATGTGTCGACACAACAGACATGATGAAGCCCGGTGAAGGAATGCTGATCGGTTCATATTCAAAATCCATGTTTTTGGTACATTCAGAATCGCTTGAAAGCGAATATGTCGCATCACGTCCGTTCAGAGTAAATGCAGGACCTGTTCAGGCTTATGTCATGGTTCCGGGCAATAAAACAAGATACCTATCAGAATTGGTCGCTGGAGACGAGGTGTTGATTGTCAATACTAAAGGTGAAAGCAGAACAGCATATGTCGGAAGAAGCAAGATTGAAAGACGTCCTCTGATATTGATTGAGGCTGAATATGAGGGACAGACCATTCGCACATTGCTTCAAAATGCCGAAACAATCCGTATAGTGGATGAGAATGACGAACCATTGTCAGTGGCTGACGTGAAGGCAGGGGATAAGGTGAAAGTATACATCGAATCAAGCGCACGTCACTTCGGAATAGCCATTGATGAAACAATCATAGAGCAATAGGTGTTGAAATTGACACAGGTTAGAGCATTTTTGGCAATTGATTTGGATGATGACTTAAAACCGAAAATCAACAAGGTAATCAAGGAATTCAAGCAGATTGACACCAGAATAAAGTATGTGGAATTGACCAATCTTCACTTGACATTAAAGTTCTTTGGTGATATAGACACAAATGGTTTGGAAGTTCTTGAAAAGGCAATTGCAAATGTTCTAGATGACTTCAGACCATTCAAGATTAACATTAAAGGTTGCGGAGCATTTCCGAACAGCAATCATATAAAAGTGATTTGGGTTGGAATAGAGGATGATGCAATCCTGAAGGACATGCATGACAGGCTTGATGAGGAGTTCAAAAGACTCGGATTTGACAAGGACAGGAAATTCTCAACCCATTTGACAATCGGAAGAATGAAATCCGCAAAGAATAAGGATAAAGTTAAAAAAGTTATTGAAGAATTTAAGGATATTGAAATTGGGGAAATGGAAGTGGACAGCATTCGTCTCAAGAAATCCACACTTACTCCTCAAGGACCGATATATGAGGATTTAACAATATTTGAATTGTGATTTTATGGATTATAAAGCTATTTTAGAGGACATCAAACCTACAGCAGAGGAAAAGCAGCATATTGATAAGGTATCATTGGACATAATGAACTTCCTTCAAAAAGCATGTGATGAAAAGGGAATTGATGCTAAGGTAGCTTTGGTCGGCTCAGTCGCCAAGAACACTGCCCTTAAGGGCAAATCAGACATTGACATTTTCATAGCCTTCCCATTGGATACCGAAAAGAAGTATCTCAAGAAAAAAGGTCTTGAACTGGCACACTTGTGCTGCGATGAATTCGGAGGTGATGCCGAGCATCATTTTGCCTCACACCCTTATGTGACCGCAGAAATTGGGGACTGTGAGGTCGACATCGTGCCGTGCTATGCCATCGAGGACGGAAGCCAGCTCAAATCCGCAGTTGACAGGACAATTCTCCACACACGTTACGTAAAGGAGAACCTGAAGGAGTCCCAGGAGGATGAGGTTCTTCTACTGAAACGTTTCATGGCAATGA harbors:
- a CDS encoding class I SAM-dependent methyltransferase, which codes for MIKLCYDVEKYRSDILDLVKPTDTIIELGCHVGGTTKLLPQTCNITAIDNSPEAQEKMDELEHVKFINADVRLHDTLSEVFKSIQSCDMLLIDLGGGYHPDTVFKVFYIWSSTFKPTHTVIRNRGLLEFFNSAEGSGEEYTSQSGYLESYHDAGIPPQIKEFDLWTSSLKK
- a CDS encoding 2-amino-3,7-dideoxy-D-threo-hept-6-ulosonate synthase, with the protein product MIGKKIRLERIINRNTKRTVIAPMDHGVSSGPIPGIIDMDETVESISQGGADAILMHKGIVQQGHRGYGKDIGLIVHLSASTSLAPDPNDKVTVTSVEKAIQLGADAVSIHVNLGSETESQMLQELGEIAETCDYWGMPLLAMMYPRGQKVENEHDVEFVKHAARVGSELGVDIVKTNYTGDPDSFKEVVEGAIVPVVIAGGPKIDTDEELLQMVKDSLEVGGAGVAFGRNLFQAENPGKITRAISEIVHHDAEVDEALKFLE
- a CDS encoding 3-dehydroquinate synthase II → MQNKFAWISTPDELWDNKKEMITTALESGIDHVLDLDDCENIRKLGNVKIISNSEDADIFLVGINGEGDGFLELSEDFTDSVDIANARKAKSEGKTVCAYVIITDKAHEQLAVKLGSIADYVILVGTDWTIIPLENIIADLQKEDVNIIAAVRDVDGARVALETLEHGTDGVIFEANDFNNIKKIAQEVIEASQSKYELKIATVTNVKPLGSGDRVCVDTTDMMKPGEGMLIGSYSKSMFLVHSESLESEYVASRPFRVNAGPVQAYVMVPGNKTRYLSELVAGDEVLIVNTKGESRTAYVGRSKIERRPLILIEAEYEGQTIRTLLQNAETIRIVDENDEPLSVADVKAGDKVKVYIESSARHFGIAIDETIIEQ
- the thpR gene encoding RNA 2',3'-cyclic phosphodiesterase; the encoded protein is MLKLTQVRAFLAIDLDDDLKPKINKVIKEFKQIDTRIKYVELTNLHLTLKFFGDIDTNGLEVLEKAIANVLDDFRPFKINIKGCGAFPNSNHIKVIWVGIEDDAILKDMHDRLDEEFKRLGFDKDRKFSTHLTIGRMKSAKNKDKVKKVIEEFKDIEIGEMEVDSIRLKKSTLTPQGPIYEDLTIFEL